TGGCCTACGGCAACACCCTGCTCGGAGCGCCCACCGCGACCGTGGACGCGGCGCTGAACGACGCGGTCGCCGTCGGCGCCGAGTGGGTCCGGGTGGACCTGCCGTGGATAGCGATCCAGCCGACCGCCGAATCCGGGTACGACTGGAGCGGCCTGGACACCCTGGTCATCGCCGCGGGCACGCGCCACCTGCACGTGGACCCGATTCTAGACCAGGTGCCGCAGTGGGCCCGGGCCTCGGACTGCGCCTCGGACTACGAGTGCCCGCCGGCCGACCCGAACGCGTTCGCCGCGTTCGCCGCGGCGGCCGCCAAGCACTTCGGCCCGATGGGCGTGGACACCTGGGAGATCTGGAACGAGCCGAACCTGAAGGCCTGGGCCCCCGAGCCCGACCCGGCCGGATACGACAAGCTGCTGGTCGCCACGTCGAAGGCGATCCGCGCGGTCCAGCCGCACGCGTACATCATCTTCGGCGGCCTCGCCGCGGTGGCGACCGACCCGAGCCTGAAGCAGGTCTCGGCCTACGACTTCCTCGCCGCCGTCGGCAGGCTGGGCGGCACCCGCTACGTGGACGCGGTCGGCTTCCACCCGTACTCGGCTCCGGTCATGCCCAGCGCCGCCACGAACTTCGCGAACATCTCCAGCACCCCGTACAACCTGGTCGCGGCCCTGGCCCAGTCCGGCACGCCGGACGTCCCGATCTGGATCACCGAGTCGGGCGCCAACGTGGCGCAGGCCGCGACCGACCCGACCGCCGCGAAGCCGGCCACCCAGCAGGCCGAGCAGGAGCAGGCCGCGTACGCGACCAACCTGGTCCAGACCGTCGCCGCCAACCCGCACGTGGCCGCCGACTTCTGGTACGCGGACCAGGACGCCCCGCAGGACAAGCTCTTCTTCGGCCTGCGCCGGGCGAACGGCACCGCCCGGCCCTCGTTCGACGCGCTCAAGACCGCCATCGCGCAATGCCGGTGCGACTCAGGAAACTGACGCCGAGGCCCGGCGCCCGGCGCGGGCGCCGGCCACCTCGCGGTAGTGCGCGGCCACGGCGTCCACGAAGGCGTCCACGTCATAGGCGGCGGAGCGCCGCGCCGAAGCGCGGCCCATCTCCCGCAGCAGCTCCCGGTCGCCGAGCAGCCGGGTCAGCTCCCGGGCCAGCTCGGCCGGGTCGCCCGGCTCGACCAGGGCGCCGTTGTCCGGGCCGATCAGCTCCGGGATCCCGCCCACCCGCGAGCCCACCAGCGCCCGGCCGAGCTGCAGCGCCTCCAGGGCGACGGTCGGGAAGTTCTCCGGCCACAGCGAGGGCAGCACGACGACGCTCGCCGAGGCCAGCTGCTCGGCCACCCCGGCCTCGTCCCGCCAGCCCAGGAAGCGGACGGCGCCGTCCGCGACGAGGTCGGCGGCGTCCGCCTCCAGCCGGGCGCGCTCCCGGCCGTCCCCGACGACCGCGAGCGTGGCGTCGGGCAGCTCGCGGCGCACCCGGCGGTGGGCGTCCAGAAGGTGGTGGACGCCCTTGACCCGCTCCAGCCGGCCGACGTACACGAGGCGGCGGGCGCCGCTCACCGGGGACGCCTCGGCGAGGCGCTCGATCCCGTTCGGCAGGACGTGCACCGGCACCCTCCGGACGTCCGGGCGCACGGCCTCGGCGAAATAGCGGCTGGGCGCGAGCACCCGGTCCACCCGCCGCACCAGCGGCAGGAAGGCAGGCCGCTGGACCAGGCGGAGATACGCCAGCAGGGCCCGGTCCGGCGCCGAGAGCGAGCCGGCGGTCGCGCTGGGCAGGTTCCACCGCAGGAGGTCCCTGGTCCAGCTCTCCGGGCCGTGGACGGTCAGCACGCGCGGGTAGTCCCGGGTGACCGTGAACACCGCCGGGCTGAACTCGCCGACGGTGTGCAGGTGGACGCAGTCCGGCCGGAAATCGGCCAGGATCCGCTCGAGCCCGCGGCGCGCCGCCGGATGCCACAGGTAACCGCGCGCCTTCGCTGCCCCCCGGCCTTCGACCGCCGGAATCAGATGGTCCGCGAACACCTCCTGCTCGCCGGTGAGCAGCTTGTCGGTGGCCACCACCCGGACCTCGTGCCCGCGCGCGGTCAGGCCGTCGCGCAGGATCCGGACGCTCTTCTCCGCCCCGCCGGCCTCGAAGGCGATGTTGACGATCTGCAGAATGCGCATGCGAAGCCTCCGGGCAGTTCGAGCGCGGCTAGAGCGAACGGAACAGGTCGATGTACGTGCGGGCGAGCAGCGGCCAGGCGAAGCGGGCCTCAGCGCGGGCACGCCCGGCCTTGCCCATCCGGTCGGCCAGCTCGTCGTCCACGAGCAGCCTGCGGCAGGCCGCGGCCAGGGCCTCGACGTCTCCGGGCGGCACGATGAGCCCGGCCTCGCCGTCCTGGACCACGTAGGCCAGGCTGCCGACGTCGGAGGCCACCAGCGGGGTGGCGCAGGCCATCCCCTCCATCAGCACCGTCCCGGCGCACTCGGCGTGGCTGGTGGACGGGAGCACCAGCACCGCGGCGTGCCGCATCGCCTCGACCAGCTCGGCGCCGTGCAGCGCCCCGGTCGCCTCGACCCGGTCTGCGACGCCCAGCTCGCCGGCCAGCCGGAGGTGGTCCGGCAGCGCGTCGCCGCTGCCCACGAGGCGCAGCCGCACGTCCGGCAGGTCCCGCAGCAGGGTCATCGCGCGCAGCAGGACGTCGATGCCCTTCCAGGCCGAGGTCCGGTCGATCCGCCCCACGTACACGAGGTCGCGGGGGCGCTGCGAGGGCGCCGGGCCGGGCACGAAGCGCTCGAGGTCCACGCCCGGCGTGATCAGGACGGCGTCCGGCCGCTCCGCCGCCAGCGAGGACGGTCCCACCGGCACGGCGACGTCCGCCGAGCGCAGGACCCGGGGCAGGACGTGCCGCTCGTACCGGGCGATGATCCAGTCCGCGAGCCCGGACCCCGGCTCGCCCTTGTGCATGGTGCCGGCGTGGTAGGTCAGGACCGTACGGCGCTTGCCGGCGACGGCCATCGCCGTGTCCGCCAGGCCCGGCACCGGTGCGTGCGCGTTGACGATCTGCGCGCCGGTCCTGCGCAGCCACCTGCGCACCTGGATCGGCCAGAGCGGACTGATCGGGGAGTTCGACAGCCGCAGGAGCACGCCCAGCCGGACGACGAGCACGCCGTCCTCGGTGCCGACGGACGTGCGCCACCCCGACTCCCGGGTGGTGATCACGACCGGCTCCAGGTCCGCCTCCTCGCCGACCGCCCGCGCGATCCGCGCGACGTAGTTCTCCACCCCGCCGATCTTCGGCGGATAGTAGGCGCAGACGAAGGCTATGACGCGTTTCATCGGATCCTCACCCTTTACCACTGCCGGCCAGCTTCCTCGAGCTTCTCGTCCGCTTCCGGCCGAGGCCGCACCCTCATGCCCGTGGAGGTGCGCAGCTCACCGCCGGGCCGCTTGGCCTCGGAGCGCATCGCGCTGACCACGGCCGACCATTCCGGCCGGTTCCACGGGAAGACCATGGGCATGGTCGCCAACGTGTCGTCCAGGTACGTGGCGTCGACGGCTACGGCCTCGTCCGGCTCCGGCTCCGGCTCCGGCTCTGTCGCGTCCGCCGCGGCGGCGGCCGCTTCCTCCGCCGCCTCCGCCGCCTCCGCGACCGCCGCCCGCGCGGCGTCCGCCGCCGGCTCCGGCTCGCGCCGGGGCCACGGCACGCACACGAGCGCGACCAGGCCCGCGGCCAGGTTTCCGGCATCCCAGGCCCAGCCCACCCAGACCAGGCCCCGCGAGGCCATGACCAGGGCGAGGCCGACGGCCACGACCAGGAAGACGGCGTTGCTCACCAGCATGGCCCGCAGCCGCCGGTGCACCCGCAGCGCGCTGCTCCCCCAGATGTTGAGCGCCACGGCCGCCGCACCCACGGACATCACGCTCAGCAGCCCCGAGGCGTGCGCCGAGTAGGCCGCGCCGAAGAAGGTCAGCAGCAGGCGGCTGCCGAACGCGAGCACGATCCCCGCCGGGACGACGGCGATCGCCATGATCTTGGCGGACCGGCGGAACACCTCGGCCGTGTTGGCCAGGTCGAACGCGGCCTCGGAGAACATCGACTCGCCCACGCCGGAGCTGACGCCGGTCAGCATGCTCGAGACCTGGAACGCGATGTAGTAGTACGCCGCGGCGTCCGCGCCGAGCCGCTGGAGCACGATCAGCGGCAGGACCAGCGTCGGCAGCAGACCGATCAGCGAGGACAGGTAGCTCGCGAACGAGAACTTGTAGTACTTGCGCAGCCCGGTCGCGCGGGTCCTGAAGTCCGGGCGGTACTCGAGCCGCCACCACATCAGCGTGAGCGAGGCGACGACCGCGATCATGTACCCGCCGCCGGTCGCCCCGACGATGCCCAAGGCGCCGAACCCGACCAGGAAGAGCGGCAGGACGAGCTTCGCCACGCCCTGGATCACGCCGTCCGCGAGCAGGTTGTACTGCGGGATCCGGGCACTGATGAACACCGTGTCGGTGATCACGTTGAGCGCCGCGCAGACGCAGAAGCCGACGAAGAGCGCCGAGAGCCCCGGATTGTCGCGCATGAACATGAGCTTCTGGCCGTACCAGGGCAGCCCGAGCAGATAGCCCGAGGCGATGACGAAGGCCGCGCCGCCCACGGCGACCAGGGAGAGCGTGATCTGGCTGTTGCGCGTCCGCTGCGGGGCCGGGAATCTGATCAGGGTGCTGTTGAGGCCGCACAGGCTCATGTAGGAGATCAGCGAGATCGCCGAGATCAGCGAGGTCGCCAGACCCACCCGGGTGGGGGTGAACAGGTGCGCGACCAGGCGCCAGAACAGCAGGCCGAGGACGGCGGTCAATCCCGTCGAGGCCATGAGGAAGACGGAGTTCTGCAGCACCTTCATGGTGCCACGGGAGTGCCTGGCCACCTACGTCGCCTCGGGCGCCCGGTGCACGCGGAGCCGGACGGTCAGGAAGGCCGCGAGGGAGAGCAGGAAGCAGGCCACCGCCGTCGCGCCTTCGGTCGGTACCGCGGCGAAATGGGTCAGCCGCGTCGAGATCGTGTACGGATGGGTGATCGAGTTGACGCACAGGTAGAGCCAGACCAGCAGGCAGTACCCCGCCACCGTACGCACCAGCGCGTTCGCGACGCCACCGCCGCCGCGCCCCGCCGTCAGCACCCGTCCGCCGCCCACTTGCAGCCCTGCCGCACACAGCGCGGAGACCGCGAAACAGAGGCAGCCGAAGGTGTCGCGGCGCATCGGCACCAACGCCGTGATCGGCGCGCTCAAGTCCGCCGGGCGGAACGCGGCGTAAGCCGCGACGTACAGCCAGCCGAGGAGCCCGTAGACCATCGCCGTCTCGGCCACCGGGCGGACCGTCAGCTTCATGACACTTCCTCGAGGAGGGAGCGGTAGTGGTGCACCAGGGTATCGACGTGCTCGGGCCAGGAGAACCGGTCGGCTGCGAAGGCTCTGGCCGCACTGCCCGTGGCGGCGCGCCCCGCCTCGTCGCCGGCGATCCGCGCCAGCGCGTCTCGGAACTCGTCGGCGTCGCGCGGCACCAGCGTCAGTTCGGTGCCGTCCAGGCCGTAGCGCCGGTAGTCGGGCTCATCCGTCGTGACCACCGGCAAACCCGCGCTCATCGCCTCCTTGACCACGAGGGTGAACACCTCGCCCGTCGTCGGCAGCGCGAAGATGTCGCAGGCGCGGTAGATCTCCGCCACCGACGCGCTCGGCTGCCTCCCGAGAAAGTGCACGCCCGGGCGTCCGCCCAGCACCTGCGCGTCACCGCCGCCCACGACGACGAGGTCGTAGCTCTTGTCGGCCGCCGCGAGGAGCAGGTCGATTCCCTTCTTGGGCACGATCCTGCCCACGAACAGCACCAGAGTCCGATCGAGCGTCAGCCCGTATCTCTCCCGGAGCGCGGATCGCTCGGCCGGATCGGCGGCGGGCCGGAACATCCGGCCGTCCACGCCGTTCTCGAGCACCGTCACCTTGTCCTCCGCGGCGCCCAGCCGCGCGACGAAGTGCGCCACGTGCGCGTTTATGGTGAACACGCGGCGAGCCCAGCGCACCAGCGCGCGTTTCGCGACGCCGTAGACGAGTTTCTGTACCAGCCTGACCGCACCTGACGGGTGGTCGACCATGGCGACGTGCTGGGTGAGCACCAGCGGGGTGCGCAGCAGGATCGACGCGAAGCCCGCGGCCCACGAGGTGAGGTAGAAGCAGTCGTGCACGTGGACGACGTCCGCCCAGCCGACCCGGCGCAGAGCCCGGGCGAGCAGGCTCGGCGAGAACACGGGGAACGGCACACCGGCGCGCCGCTCCAGCCCGTTCCAGGCCGCGACCCGTACCACGGTCACGCCGTCC
This genomic window from Actinospica robiniae DSM 44927 contains:
- a CDS encoding glycosyltransferase family 4 protein, which codes for MKRVIAFVCAYYPPKIGGVENYVARIARAVGEEADLEPVVITTRESGWRTSVGTEDGVLVVRLGVLLRLSNSPISPLWPIQVRRWLRRTGAQIVNAHAPVPGLADTAMAVAGKRRTVLTYHAGTMHKGEPGSGLADWIIARYERHVLPRVLRSADVAVPVGPSSLAAERPDAVLITPGVDLERFVPGPAPSQRPRDLVYVGRIDRTSAWKGIDVLLRAMTLLRDLPDVRLRLVGSGDALPDHLRLAGELGVADRVEATGALHGAELVEAMRHAAVLVLPSTSHAECAGTVLMEGMACATPLVASDVGSLAYVVQDGEAGLIVPPGDVEALAAACRRLLVDDELADRMGKAGRARAEARFAWPLLARTYIDLFRSL
- a CDS encoding glycosyltransferase family 4 protein, with protein sequence MRILQIVNIAFEAGGAEKSVRILRDGLTARGHEVRVVATDKLLTGEQEVFADHLIPAVEGRGAAKARGYLWHPAARRGLERILADFRPDCVHLHTVGEFSPAVFTVTRDYPRVLTVHGPESWTRDLLRWNLPSATAGSLSAPDRALLAYLRLVQRPAFLPLVRRVDRVLAPSRYFAEAVRPDVRRVPVHVLPNGIERLAEASPVSGARRLVYVGRLERVKGVHHLLDAHRRVRRELPDATLAVVGDGRERARLEADAADLVADGAVRFLGWRDEAGVAEQLASASVVVLPSLWPENFPTVALEALQLGRALVGSRVGGIPELIGPDNGALVEPGDPAELARELTRLLGDRELLREMGRASARRSAAYDVDAFVDAVAAHYREVAGARAGRRASASVS
- a CDS encoding lipopolysaccharide biosynthesis protein; translation: MARHSRGTMKVLQNSVFLMASTGLTAVLGLLFWRLVAHLFTPTRVGLATSLISAISLISYMSLCGLNSTLIRFPAPQRTRNSQITLSLVAVGGAAFVIASGYLLGLPWYGQKLMFMRDNPGLSALFVGFCVCAALNVITDTVFISARIPQYNLLADGVIQGVAKLVLPLFLVGFGALGIVGATGGGYMIAVVASLTLMWWRLEYRPDFRTRATGLRKYYKFSFASYLSSLIGLLPTLVLPLIVLQRLGADAAAYYYIAFQVSSMLTGVSSGVGESMFSEAAFDLANTAEVFRRSAKIMAIAVVPAGIVLAFGSRLLLTFFGAAYSAHASGLLSVMSVGAAAVALNIWGSSALRVHRRLRAMLVSNAVFLVVAVGLALVMASRGLVWVGWAWDAGNLAAGLVALVCVPWPRREPEPAADAARAAVAEAAEAAEEAAAAAADATEPEPEPEPDEAVAVDATYLDDTLATMPMVFPWNRPEWSAVVSAMRSEAKRPGGELRTSTGMRVRPRPEADEKLEEAGRQW
- a CDS encoding cellulase family glycosylhydrolase, yielding MSISSERRSRGVLAGVCLVAVALATVFAVNSGSTQANSANPAIAAGSAATGSTGHQLHFGVAYGNTLLGAPTATVDAALNDAVAVGAEWVRVDLPWIAIQPTAESGYDWSGLDTLVIAAGTRHLHVDPILDQVPQWARASDCASDYECPPADPNAFAAFAAAAAKHFGPMGVDTWEIWNEPNLKAWAPEPDPAGYDKLLVATSKAIRAVQPHAYIIFGGLAAVATDPSLKQVSAYDFLAAVGRLGGTRYVDAVGFHPYSAPVMPSAATNFANISSTPYNLVAALAQSGTPDVPIWITESGANVAQAATDPTAAKPATQQAEQEQAAYATNLVQTVAANPHVAADFWYADQDAPQDKLFFGLRRANGTARPSFDALKTAIAQCRCDSGN
- a CDS encoding glycosyltransferase family 4 protein, with protein sequence MRAPEKALRVLMVCHYYPPHLGGIENVVHDEAVRLVELGHEVVVLTSGEKSGTVDEDGVTVVRVAAWNGLERRAGVPFPVFSPSLLARALRRVGWADVVHVHDCFYLTSWAAGFASILLRTPLVLTQHVAMVDHPSGAVRLVQKLVYGVAKRALVRWARRVFTINAHVAHFVARLGAAEDKVTVLENGVDGRMFRPAADPAERSALRERYGLTLDRTLVLFVGRIVPKKGIDLLLAAADKSYDLVVVGGGDAQVLGGRPGVHFLGRQPSASVAEIYRACDIFALPTTGEVFTLVVKEAMSAGLPVVTTDEPDYRRYGLDGTELTLVPRDADEFRDALARIAGDEAGRAATGSAARAFAADRFSWPEHVDTLVHHYRSLLEEVS